The following proteins are encoded in a genomic region of Glycine max cultivar Williams 82 chromosome 18, Glycine_max_v4.0, whole genome shotgun sequence:
- the LOC100820155 gene encoding 2,3-bisphosphoglycerate-independent phosphoglycerate mutase — protein sequence MGSSGFSWKLADHPKLPKGKTVAVVVLDGWGEATPNEYNCIHKAETPCMDSLKKGAPERWRLVRAHGTAVGLPTEDDMGNSEVGHNALGAGRIFAQGAKLVDLALASGKIFEGEGFKYIKECFENGTLHLIGLLSDGGVHSRLDQLQLLLKGVSERGVKRVRVHILTDGRDVLDGSSVGFVETLENDLANLRAKGVDARIASGGGRMNVTMDRYENDWSVVKRGWDAQVLGEAPYKFTNALEAVKKLRAEPKANDQYLPPFVIVDESGKPVGPIVDGDAVVTFNFRADRMTMIAKALEYENFDKFDRVRYPKIRYAGMLEYDGELKLPSHYLVSPPEIDRTSGEYLVYNGIRTFACSETVKFGHVTFFWNGNRSGYFNAELEEYVEIPSDSGITFNEQPLMKALQIAEKARDAILSGKFDQVRVNLPNGDMVGHTGDIEATVVACKAADAAVKMILDAIEQVGGIYVVTADHGNAEDMVKRDKSGKPLLGKDGKIQILTSHTLEPVPIAIGGPGLAPGVRFRNNVPTGGLANVAATVMNLHGFEAPSDYETTLIEVVDN from the exons ATGGGTAGCTCAGGTTTCTCATGGAAATTGGCGGATCATCCAAAGCTTCCAAAGGGTAAGACTGTGGCTGTTGTGGTATTGGATGGTTGGGGAGAGGCCACACCCAATGAGTACAACTGCATCCACAAGGCTGAAACACCCTGCATGGATTCACTTAAAAAG GGTGCTCCTGAACGGTGGAGATTGGTCAGGGCTCATGGTACTGCTGTAGGACTTCCAACAGAAGATGACATGGGCAATAGTGAAGTTGGTCACAATGCCCTTGGGGCTGGTCGCATATTTGCTCAGGG TGCTAAGCTTGTCGACCTTGCTCTAGCCTCTGGAAAAATTTTTGAAGGAGAAGGTTTCAAGTACATAAAGGAATGTTTTGAAAATGGCACATTGCATCTCATTGGGCTACTGAGTGATGGTGGAGTTCACTCCAGACTTGATCAGTTGCAG TTGTTGCTTAAAGGAGTTAGTGAGCGAGGTGTTAAAAGAGTCCGTGTCCATATTCTTACAGATGGCCGTGATGTTTTGGATGGCTCAAGTGTGGGGTTTGTggaaacccttgaaaatgatcttGCAAACTTGCGCGCAAAAGGTGTCGATGCTAGGATAGCATCAGGTGGAGGTCGTATGAATGTCACAATGGATCGTTATGAG AATGATTGGAGTGTTGTGAAACGAGGGTGGGATGCTCAAGTTCTTGGTGAAGCCCCTTATAAGTTTACAAATGCTCTTGAAGCTGTCAAGAAGCTGAGGGCAGAACCAAAGGCCAATGACCAATATTTGCCTCCTTTTGTTATTGTTGACGAGAGTGGGAAACCTGTTGGTCCGATAGTTGATGGTGATGCTGTTGTTACATTCAACTTCCGAGCTGATCGTATGACAATGATTGCTAAAGCTCTTGAGTAtgaaaattttgacaaatttgATAGAGTTCGTTACCCAAAAATCCGCTATGCTGGAATGCTTGAATATGATGGTGAATTGAAACTTCCAAGTCATTACCTTGTTTCTCCACCAGAGATTGACAGGACTTCTGGTGAATATTTAGTGTATAATGGTATTCGGACTTTTGCTTGCAG TGAGACTGTTAAATTTGGCCACGTCACATTCTTCTGGAATGGAAACCGCTCTGGGTATTTTAATGCAGAATTGGAGGAATATGTGGAAATTCCTAGTGATTCTGGGATTACATTCAATGAACAACCATTAATGAAAGCATTGCAGATTGCTGAAAAGGCTAGGGATGCTATTCTTAGCGGGAAATTTGATCAG GTACGCGTCAACCTTCCAAATGGTGACATGGTGGGGCATACAGGTGACATTGAAGCAACAGTTGTGGCATGCAAGGCAGCTGATGCTGCTGTGAAG ATGATTCTTGATGCAATAGAGCAAGTGGGTGGAATTTATGTTGTCACAGCTGACCACGGGAATGCTGAGGATATGGTCAAGAGGGATAAATCTGGAAAACCACTTCTAGGCAAGGATGGAAAAATCCAGATTCTTACTTCCCATACTCTTGAGCCT GTGCCAATTGCTATTGGAGGTCCTGGATTGGCCCCTGGTGTCAGATTCCGCAACAATGTTCCAACTGGTGGACTTGCCAACGTTGCTGCAACTGTGATGAATCTTCATGGATTTGAGGCTCCCAGCGACTACGAGACAACTCTGATAGAAGTAGTTGATAACTAG